Proteins encoded together in one Microbacterium sp. zg-Y625 window:
- a CDS encoding PASTA domain-containing protein yields MSGGQEFGPTGPAAPGGPPFAVAGPSAVSLDAARSGLASFTVSNVTGRPVRARVMVIPGAGADPAWFRISGDAERSLPVAGTATVEVAVHVATTAPAGESSFTVGAALEEAPDQVVSGPTVAFRVPDPVKRRFPWLWVIVAVVAVLVLAGGGILIWILTRTPAAPTAVEPPAISGALEVGTDLAVEQGTWDPDDVVKIDVWQACPASATDEDDADCEDILVGEGEDATPAQGHTFVVGAEVVGRRIRVIETAVRVDPETFGEDGTEDLSDLPHASAPSAMTDPVPPAAPTTAVVPDVLGLSYRNAQATLADSGFQIRGIPSNEVGECNPKVEAQDPAKSTEAPIGSDVVVFIDQSPPIRKCFVFGSNLDDIVIAPDRIIPVPSP; encoded by the coding sequence ATGTCGGGGGGCCAGGAGTTCGGGCCGACAGGTCCTGCAGCGCCGGGAGGGCCGCCGTTCGCGGTGGCAGGCCCGTCGGCGGTGTCATTGGATGCCGCGCGTTCGGGTCTCGCTTCCTTCACTGTGTCCAACGTCACCGGGCGACCTGTGCGGGCGCGCGTGATGGTCATCCCCGGCGCCGGTGCGGACCCGGCATGGTTCCGGATCTCCGGTGACGCGGAGCGGAGCCTTCCCGTCGCGGGCACGGCGACGGTGGAGGTCGCGGTGCACGTGGCAACAACGGCGCCCGCGGGGGAGTCATCGTTCACGGTGGGAGCCGCACTGGAGGAGGCCCCCGATCAGGTGGTCTCCGGCCCCACGGTCGCCTTTCGCGTGCCCGACCCAGTGAAGCGGCGCTTCCCCTGGTTGTGGGTGATCGTCGCCGTGGTCGCCGTGCTGGTCTTGGCCGGCGGCGGCATCCTGATCTGGATCCTCACTCGGACACCCGCCGCACCGACGGCCGTGGAGCCTCCAGCCATCTCGGGCGCGTTGGAGGTCGGCACCGACCTCGCGGTCGAGCAAGGCACGTGGGATCCCGATGACGTGGTGAAGATCGACGTCTGGCAGGCCTGCCCGGCGTCGGCCACCGATGAGGACGACGCAGACTGCGAGGACATCCTCGTCGGCGAGGGGGAGGATGCCACCCCCGCCCAGGGGCACACCTTCGTCGTCGGCGCGGAGGTCGTGGGCAGGCGTATCCGCGTCATCGAAACCGCTGTCCGCGTCGATCCGGAGACCTTCGGTGAGGACGGGACGGAGGACCTCTCCGACCTCCCGCATGCGTCGGCGCCCTCCGCCATGACCGACCCGGTGCCGCCGGCCGCGCCGACGACGGCGGTGGTGCCCGACGTGCTGGGCTTGTCGTACCGCAACGCGCAGGCGACGTTGGCGGACAGCGGTTTCCAGATCCGGGGCATCCCGTCCAACGAGGTCGGCGAGTGCAACCCCAAGGTCGAGGCCCAGGACCCGGCCAAGTCCACCGAGGCGCCGATCGGCAGTGACGTCGTGGTGTTCATCGATCAGTCACCCCCGATCCGGAAGTGCTTCGTCTTCGGCTCCAACCTGGACGACATCGTCATCGCGCCCGATCGGATCATCCCGGTACCTTCCCCCTGA